Proteins co-encoded in one Octopus bimaculoides isolate UCB-OBI-ISO-001 chromosome 9, ASM119413v2, whole genome shotgun sequence genomic window:
- the LOC106881702 gene encoding gastrula zinc finger protein XlCGF67.1, protein MENDNHFDEKPLHSETFTKQRSFHGNIPKYHREICRKTFSPEHGVTTHKEIHKRERPYHCEICGKYFVCNIHKTIHTGEKPYRCDICGKSFIENSKLTIHKRSHTGEKPYPCKICGKSFITNGHLKTHRTIHTGEQLYHCEICEKSFVSYIHKRIHTGEKPHHCEICRKPFSGNSHLVVHKQCHTGKKTFRLTIKIIICEVNSPLKTQV, encoded by the exons ATGGAGAATGATAATCATTTTGATGAAAAACCTTTACATAGTGAAACATTTACTAAACAAAGATCATTCCATGGAAACATTCCTAAATATCACCGTGAAATCTGTAGGAAGACATTCTCTCCAGAACACGGTGTTACCACGCataaagaaatacacaagagAGAAAGGCCCtatcactgtgaaatttgtggaaaatattttgtctgtaacA TTCACAAGACAATACACACTGGGGAAAAGCCGTATCGTTGTGACATATGCGGGAAATCTTTCATTGAAAATTCAAAGCTTACTATCCACAAACGtagtcacacaggagaaaaaccctatccCTGTAAAATATGCGGCAAATCATTTATTACTAATggtcatttaaaaacacacagaaCGATACACACTGGAGAACAACtttatcactgtgaaatctgtgagAAATCTTTTGTCTCTTACA TTCATAAAagaattcatactggagaaaaacctcaccactgtgaaatatgtagGAAACCGTTCTCTGGTAATTCTCATCTTGTAGTTCACAAACAGTGTCACACTGGCAAAAAAACCTTTCGACT caCAATCAAAATTATCATTTGCGAAGTTAATTCACCATTGAAAACACaagtgtaa
- the LOC106881704 gene encoding zinc finger protein 345, with product MKKIMETEFHDNQIKCKEQSERINFSDELMKEKEKTCNIFKKSFSPKTNLSNKTIHARKKPYHCDICGKSFSQNDHLTTHKRIHTGEKPFLCNICGRSFSQINHLTIHKRIHTGEKPYLCDICGKSFSGSGELTCHKRIHTGEKPYHCNICNKSFSRSDHLSKHKRIHTGEKPHHCDICGKSFCRSGELTSHKRVHTGEKPYHCDICGKSFSHGKTLTNHRRIHTGEKPYHCDICGESFSENGDLTKHKRIHTGEKPYNCDTCGKSFSQINHLTKHKRIHTGERPYHCDVCGKSFSQNSVLTKHKRIHTGEKPYCCEICGKSFAVTGSLANHKYTHTGEKPYHCDICGKSFSHRNTLTTHKRIHTGEEPYECNICGKSFSGNSNLIIHKRIHTGEKPYHCDICGKSFSQINHLTKHKRIHTGEKPYHCDICGKSFPRNGDLTIHMRVHTGEKPYHCDICGKSFSGKSDLTKHKRIHTGEKPYPCDICGKSFSRNGYLTIHKRNHMQNKSYILMELFIPSAKTMGPCTNNITPNGERKGEILENAIKYLLDVKYTKEKKKVMENEVYELSKYKCKTSSKRIGISRDIMKEKRKTSYLCDICGKPFSQKGNLTTHKRIHTGEKPFHCDGCGKSFTAVSHLTIHKSIHTGEKPHHCDICGESFSQINTLTIHKRIHTGEKPYDCDICNKSFSQSHHLTKHKRIHTGEKPYHCDICDKSFSASSDLTIHKRIHTGEKPYHCDVCGKSFSRNGVLTKHRRIHTGEKPYHCDICGKSFSGGSTLTKHRRVHTGEKPYLCDICGRSFSQKCHLTTHNYIHTGERPYRCDICGKSFTHRSHLASHVCIDEED from the exons atgaaaaaaattatggaaactgAATTTCATGACAACCAAATTAAATGTAAAGAACAATCCGAAAGGATTAATTTTTCTGATGAGttgatgaaagagaaagaaaaaacatgtaaTATCTTTAAAAAGTCATTCTCTCCAAAAACAAACCTCAGTAACAAAACTATTCATGCTAgaaagaaaccatatcactgtgatatctgtggtaagtcattctctcaaaatgatcACTTAAccactcacaaacgtattcatacaggagagaagccatttctcTGTAATATTTGTGGTAGATCATTCTCTCAAATAAATCACTTAACtatacataaacgcattcatacaggagagaagccatatctgtgtgatatctgtggtaaatcattctctggaagtggTGAGTTAActtgtcacaaacgtattcatactggagagaagccatatcactgcaatatctgcaataaatcattctctcgaagtgATCATTTATCTAAGcacaaacgaattcatacaggagagaaaccacatcattgtgacatctgtggtaaatcattctgtcGAAGTGGTGAATTAACttctcacaaacgtgttcatacaggagagaaaccatatcactgtgatatctgtggtaagtcattctctcatGGAAAAACTTTAACTAACCACagacgcattcatactggagagaaaccatatcactgtgacatttgtggtgAGTCATTCTCTGAAAACGGtgacttaactaaacataaacgcattcatacaggtgagaagccatataactgtgatacctgtggtaaatcattttctcaaataaatcatttaactaaacacaaacgcattcatacaggagagagaccataccattgtgatgtctgtggtaaatcattctctcaaaatagtgtATTAACTAAGCAtaagcgcattcatacaggagaaaagccatattgctgtgaaatctgtggtaaatcatttgctgtAACAGGGAGTTTAGCTAATCACAAATAcacccatacaggagagaagccatatcactgtgatatctgtggcaaatcattctctcatagaaataccttaactactcacaaacgtattcatactggagaagaGCCCTATgagtgtaatatctgtggtaaatcattctctggaaataGTAACTTAAttattcacaaacgtattcatacaggtgagaaaccatatcactgtgatatctgtggtaaatcgttttctCAGATAAATCATTTAACTaagcacaaacgcattcatactggagaaaaaccatatcattgtgatatttgtggtaaatcattccctcgAAATGGTGACTTAACAATCCACatgcgtgttcatacaggagagaaaccatatcactgcgatatttgtggaaaatcattttctGGTAAAAgtgatttaactaaacacaagaggattcatacaggtgaaaagccatatccctgtgatatttgtggcaaatcattttcTAGAAATGGTTACCTAACTATTCATAAACGTAATCATATGCAAAATAAGTC CTACATTTTGATGGAACTATTTATTCCATCTGCAAAAACAATGGGGCCTTGTACTAATAATATTACACcaaatggagaaagaaagggtgaaatCCTTGAAAATGCAATT AAATATTTGTTagatgtaaaatatacaaaagaaaagaagaaagttatGGAAAATGAAGTATATGAATTAAGcaagtataaatgtaaaacatCGTCTAAAAGAATTGGTATTTCTCGTgatataatgaaagagaaaagaaaaacgtcTTATctctgtgatatttgtggcaaacCATTCTCTCAAAAAGGTAACCTCACCactcacaaacgtatacatacaggagaaaaaccattccactgtgatggctgtggtaaatcattcactgctGTAAGTCACTTAACTATTCACAAaagcattcatacaggagaaaaaccacatcactgtgatatctgtggtgaatcattctctcaaaTAAATACCTTAacaatacacaaacgtattcatacaggagaaaagccatatgactgtgatatctgtaataaatcattctctcaaagtcatcacttaactaaacacaaacgtattcatacaggagagaaaccatatcactgtgatatttgtgataaatcgTTTTCTGCTAGTAGTGATTTAAcaatacataaacgtattcatacaggggagaaaccatatcattgtgatgtttgCGGTAAGTCATTTTCTCGAAATGGTGTCTTAACtaaacacagacgtattcatacaggagagaaaccataccactgtgatatctgtggtaaatcattttctggagGAAGCACCTTAACTAAACATAGAcgcgttcatacaggagagaaaccatatctctgtgatatctgtggtagatcattctctcaaaaatgtcacttaactactcacaattacattcatacaggagagagaccatatcgttgtgatatctgtggtaaatcattcacccACAGAAGTCATTTAGcttcacatgtatgtattgatgaaGAAGACTAA
- the LOC106881701 gene encoding zinc finger protein OZF, with protein MTLYRLCRGSGGEVRRETVSPKSTERLVVIGNKYSYVFNSGDYDLALSRSYTVIQRNKDEKPLRSATFTKQRTLCRNTAEYHFEMCKKVFSSEHETFTHNEIHNTEKPYHCEIHTGEKPYNCEICGKSFITNDLLKIHRRIHTGENPFSCEICGKSFTVKSSLVLHKRLHTGEKPYHCEVCGKSFVTNSKLTLHIRCHTGEQPYRCEICGRSFISNSKLTVHTRSHTGEQLQCCETCGKSFISSSDLTRHKRIHTGEKPYYCEICRKFFVSSSYLATHRRIHTGEKPFGCEICGKSFVTNGLLKTHKVTHTGDKPYHCEICGKTFISNGLLQIHKRTHTGEKPFHCPMCGKSFSTNGQLTIHKRMHSGEKPYQCEICGKSFVNKSNLVIHIRSHTGEKPFYCEVCGKSFVSNGYLKAHQKIHTEEEPFDCEM; from the exons ATGACACTGTATAGACTGTGTAGAGGCAGTGGTGGCGAAGTGCGAAGAGAAACTGTTTCTCCAAAAAGTACAGAACGCCTCGTTGTTATTGGCAACAAAT attcctatgttttcaacaGCGGTGATTACGATTTGGCCCTATCAAGAAGTT ATACAGTTATACAGAGAAACAAGGATGAAAAACCTTTACGTAGTGCAACATTTACTAAACAGAGAACATTATGCAGAAATACTGCTGAATATCACTTTGAGATGTGTAAGAAAGTGTTCTCTTCAGAACATGAAACCTTTACTCACAACGAAATACATAACACagaaaaaccttatcactgtgaaaT acacactggagaaaaaccttacaactgtgaaatatgtggtaaatCGTTTATTACTAACGATCTTTTAAAAATACACAGaagaatacacactggagaaaatcCCTTCAGCTGTGAAATATGCGGAAAATCATTTACTGTTAAATCTAGTCTTGTGCTTCACAAAAGgttacacactggagaaaaaccgtaCCACTGTGAAGTGtgtgggaaatcttttgtcacgAATTCTAAGCTTACATTGCACATACGCTGTCACACAGGAGAACAGCCATATCGCTGTGAAATATGCGGGAGATCTTTTATCTCTAATTCTAAGCTTACAGTTCACACACGTAGTCACACTGGGGAACAACTACAGTGCTGTGAAACTTGTGGGAAATCTTTTATCAGCAGTAGTGATTTAACAAGgcacaaaagaatacacactggTGAAAAGCCATATTATTGTGAAATATGTAGGAAATTTTTTGTCTCTAGTAGTTATTTAGCAACTCACAGAAGaatacatactggagagaaaccttttgggtgtgaaatatgtggtaaatCTTTTGTGACAAATGGTCTCCTAAAAACACATAAAGTGACACACACTGGAGACAAACcttatcattgtgaaatatgcgGGAAAACTTTTATCTCTAATGGTCTCTTGCAAatacataaaagaacacatactggagagaaacccttCCACTGTCCGATGTGCGGGAAATCGTTTAGTACTAATGGTCAGTTAACAATACACAAAAGAATGCActctggagaaaaaccatatcagtgtgaaatatgtggaaagtcGTTTGTTAATAAATCAAATCTTGTTATCCACatacgtagtcacactggagaaaaaccattttaTTGTGAAGTGtgtgggaaatcttttgtttCTAATGGTTACTTAAAAGCACACCAAAAAATACATACTGAAGAGGAACCTTTTGACTGTGAAATGTGA